A window from Pirellulales bacterium encodes these proteins:
- a CDS encoding SDR family oxidoreductase, with translation MSNTAFTDKIVWITGATSGIGEALCRELAARGAMLVLSSRREELLKKVQSSCIASDRHLSLPLDVLAPDTFPAAVDAVTNHFGRIDILINCAGIAQRGTALETEISVDRRLMDLNYFGPVALTKLVLPGMLARHSGHIVVLSSLMGKLHLPGRCAYAASKHALHGFFDSLRDEVETQGVAVTVVCPGYIRTNASFNALEGDGKPHSTWDNEIATGMAPEKCARKISNAIARRRREVYVARYEILGLYLDRFAPGLFRWIARRKSQ, from the coding sequence GTGAGCAACACCGCCTTCACCGACAAGATCGTCTGGATCACCGGCGCTACCTCGGGAATCGGCGAGGCGCTGTGCCGCGAACTGGCCGCCCGAGGAGCGATGCTTGTCTTAAGCTCGCGCCGTGAAGAACTTCTCAAGAAAGTGCAATCCTCGTGTATCGCTTCCGATCGCCACCTGTCGCTGCCGCTCGATGTGCTCGCACCAGACACGTTTCCGGCAGCCGTGGATGCCGTGACGAACCATTTTGGTCGCATCGACATCCTCATCAACTGCGCCGGCATCGCCCAGCGCGGCACGGCCCTCGAAACCGAGATATCCGTCGATCGCCGGCTCATGGATCTCAACTACTTCGGTCCGGTCGCCCTTACGAAACTCGTACTCCCAGGCATGCTCGCGCGCCACTCCGGCCACATCGTCGTCCTCAGCAGCCTCATGGGCAAGCTTCACTTGCCGGGCCGTTGCGCCTACGCGGCTTCCAAACATGCCTTGCACGGGTTTTTCGATTCGCTCCGCGACGAAGTTGAAACGCAGGGTGTCGCTGTAACTGTGGTGTGCCCTGGCTACATCCGCACGAACGCCTCGTTCAACGCGCTCGAAGGCGATGGCAAGCCCCATAGCACTTGGGACAATGAGATCGCGACCGGCATGGCGCCGGAAAAGTGCGCTCGCAAGATCTCAAACGCCATCGCACGCCGCCGACGTGAAGTGTACGTCGCTCGGTATGAAATCCTCGGGCTCTATCTCGACCGTTTCGCCCCTGGCCTCTTTCGCTGGATCGCCCGTCGGAAATCGCAGTAG